From Ficedula albicollis isolate OC2 chromosome 5, FicAlb1.5, whole genome shotgun sequence, one genomic window encodes:
- the TMX1 gene encoding thioredoxin-related transmembrane protein 1, with translation MWRELLQDEWMVEFYAPWCPACENLQPEWEKFAEWGEDLGVNVAKVDVTEQPGLSGRFVITALPTIYHCKDGEFRRYQGARTKAAFINFISDEEWKSIEPVSSWFGPSSFLMSSMSALFKLSMWIRHAHGYLTENLGIPVWGSYAVFGLATLFLGMVLGLMMVFLADCICPSKRHRPPQLQPQPRKQGPESAHLLKNRYEEQEANEGDISDDETERKEGSKRDSSPSGVRQRPVPSAAPLEKS, from the exons ATGTGGcgagagctgctgcaggacgAGTGGATGGTGGAGTT ctaCGCGCCCTGGTGTCCCGCCTGCGAGAACCTGCAGCCCGAGTGGGAGAAGTTCGCCGAGTGGGGAGAGGACCTGGGGGTGAACGTGGCCAAAGTGGATGTCACGGAGCAGCCGg GGTTAAGTGGACGATTTGTCATCACGGCCCTCCCTACCATCTATCA CTGCAAAGATGGAGAGTTCAGGAGGTACCAGGGAGCAAGGACCAAAGCTGCCTTCATTAATTTCATCAGTGATGAAGAATGGAAATCCATTGAGCCAGTGTCCTCCTGGTTTGgtccttcctctttcct GATGAGCAGCATGTCAGCCTTGTTCAAGCTGTCCATGTGGATCAGG CATGCCCATGGCTATTTAACAGAAAACCTTGGAATACCAGTCTGGGGCTCCTATGCTGTTTTTGGATTGGCAACTCTGTTCCTAGGAATGGTCCTGGGACTT ATGATGGTGTTCCTGGCAGACTGCATCTGTCCCTCCAAAAGGCACAGAccaccacagctccagcctcagccaa gGAAACAAGGTCCAGAGTCAGCTCATCTGCTGAAAAACAGGTATGAAGAGCAAGAAGCAAATGAGGGAGATATCTCAGATGATgaaacagagaggaaggaggggagcAAGAGAGACTCATCCCCGAGTGGCGTCCGGCAGCGCCCcgtgcccagtgctgctcccctggaGAAATCTTAG